In Halorubrum sp. PV6, a single window of DNA contains:
- a CDS encoding CBS domain-containing protein has protein sequence MLVEEVMTTDLVTCDAGASVRDASERMLRNRVGSVVVTNEGSPAGIATESDVLYAGYVTDDPLSQIPLRKAMSSPLVTVQPTKTLRVATDRMRTEEVKKLVVVDGMTPVGILTTGDIVNNYSAIRREVRDLAAEADGWLSRNRSIDE, from the coding sequence ATGCTCGTAGAGGAGGTGATGACGACGGATCTGGTCACCTGCGACGCCGGTGCGTCGGTCAGGGACGCGAGCGAGCGGATGCTCAGGAACCGCGTCGGCAGCGTGGTCGTCACGAACGAGGGGTCGCCGGCCGGCATCGCCACCGAGTCCGACGTGTTGTACGCCGGGTACGTCACCGACGACCCGCTCTCACAGATCCCGCTTCGAAAGGCGATGAGCAGCCCGCTCGTCACCGTGCAACCGACGAAGACGCTCCGGGTCGCCACGGACCGGATGCGCACGGAGGAGGTCAAAAAGCTCGTCGTCGTCGACGGCATGACGCCGGTCGGTATCCTCACGACGGGCGACATCGTCAACAACTACTCCGCGATCAGGCGCGAAGTGCGCGACCTAGCGGCCGAGGCGGACGGCTGGTTGAGCCGGAACCGCAGCATCGACGAGTGA
- a CDS encoding NAD(P)/FAD-dependent oxidoreductase, protein MDVAPNIDAAAGESVIVIGGGFGGLSTACYLADAGADVTLLEKNEQLGGRASRLEADGFRFDMGPSWYLMPDVFERFFGHFGREQSEFYELERLDPHYRVFWKDGDKVDVLPDREANKALFEEYEPGAGEAFEEYLEESERTYEIGMEHFVYEDRPRLRDYVDTDVLRYSWGLSLLGKMQGHVESYFDHPKLQQLMQYTLVFLGGSPYNTPALYNLMSHVDYNMGVYYPEGGIGAVVDGIVELGADLGVEYVTDAEVTGIEGRRGAFAVDTADGERYLSDLVVSDADYAHTEQELLPKHKRQYSDEYWESRTYAPSAFLLYLGVEGDVPNLEHHTLVLPTGWDDHFEQIFDDPAWPDDPAYYLCVPSKTDDTVAPEGHSNLFALVPIAPGLEDTPELRAEYRDLVLDDIAENTGTELHDRVVFEETFCVDDFADRYNSYQGSALGLAHTLRQTSLLRPPHRSETVDGLYFTGSTTTPGIGVPMCLISGQLTAESVTNAT, encoded by the coding sequence ATGGACGTGGCCCCCAATATCGACGCCGCGGCCGGCGAATCCGTCATCGTGATCGGCGGCGGATTCGGCGGTCTCTCGACCGCGTGCTACCTCGCCGACGCCGGCGCGGACGTCACCCTCTTAGAGAAGAACGAACAGCTCGGCGGGCGCGCGAGCCGGCTGGAAGCCGACGGGTTCCGATTCGACATGGGGCCGTCGTGGTACCTGATGCCGGACGTGTTCGAGCGCTTCTTCGGACACTTCGGTCGCGAGCAGTCGGAGTTTTACGAACTGGAGCGGCTCGACCCGCACTATCGGGTGTTCTGGAAGGACGGCGACAAGGTCGACGTGCTGCCCGATCGCGAGGCGAACAAGGCGCTCTTCGAGGAGTACGAGCCCGGCGCGGGCGAGGCGTTCGAGGAGTACCTCGAAGAGTCCGAGCGCACCTACGAGATCGGGATGGAACACTTCGTGTACGAGGACCGCCCGCGGCTCCGCGACTACGTCGACACCGACGTGCTCCGCTACTCGTGGGGGCTCTCGCTTTTGGGCAAGATGCAGGGGCACGTGGAGAGCTACTTCGATCACCCGAAGCTCCAACAGCTGATGCAGTACACGCTGGTGTTCCTCGGCGGGTCGCCGTACAACACCCCGGCGCTGTACAACCTGATGAGCCACGTCGACTACAACATGGGCGTCTACTACCCCGAGGGCGGGATCGGCGCCGTCGTCGACGGCATCGTCGAACTCGGCGCCGACCTCGGCGTGGAGTACGTCACCGACGCCGAGGTGACGGGGATCGAAGGCCGCCGCGGGGCGTTCGCGGTCGACACCGCAGACGGCGAGCGGTACCTCTCCGACCTGGTCGTCTCGGACGCCGATTACGCCCACACCGAGCAGGAACTCCTCCCGAAACACAAACGCCAGTACAGCGACGAGTACTGGGAGTCGCGGACGTACGCCCCCTCGGCGTTCCTCCTGTACCTCGGCGTCGAGGGCGACGTGCCGAACCTCGAACACCACACGCTGGTGTTGCCGACCGGCTGGGACGACCACTTCGAGCAGATCTTCGACGACCCCGCCTGGCCCGACGACCCGGCCTACTACCTCTGTGTCCCCTCGAAGACCGACGACACGGTCGCGCCGGAGGGACACAGCAACCTGTTCGCCTTGGTCCCCATCGCCCCCGGACTGGAGGACACGCCCGAACTGCGCGCAGAGTACCGTGACCTCGTCTTAGACGACATCGCCGAGAACACCGGCACGGAGCTGCACGACCGCGTCGTCTTCGAAGAGACGTTCTGCGTCGACGACTTCGCCGACCGCTACAACAGCTACCAAGGAAGCGCGCTCGGCTTAGCACACACGCTCCGGCAGACCTCGCTGCTCCGGCCTCCGCACCGCTCGGAGACGGTCGACGGGCTCTACTTCACCGGGTCGACAACGACCCCCGGCATCGGCGTCCCGATGTGTCTCATCAGCGGACAGCTGACCGCGGAGTCGGTGACCAACGCCACGTGA
- the cruF gene encoding bisanhydrobacterioruberin hydratase: MSDPGGSAPTSGGLDALRARLPDTRGEAERLLDRTVRENRFTIAVLFPLVGALALVGSAEGWVPDPFAFNPWFVLFGVLVMRSPLVVGVLPAIDRRALGWIGVLIAYTYAIELLGVATGWPYGSFEYTVSLGPMLGGVPVALPVFFIPLVVNAYLLCLLLLGSRAANGWLRLATVIAAVVAMDVVLDPGAVALGFWSFGGGAFFGVPLSNYAGWVLSATVAVVTLDRAFSLDALGDRLRNCEFMLDDMVSFVILWGGINLWYGNLIPAAVAVAFGVGLVRADRFDASLFAQWR; this comes from the coding sequence GTGAGCGACCCCGGCGGCTCCGCCCCGACCTCGGGCGGCCTCGACGCGCTCCGCGCCCGGCTCCCCGACACGCGCGGGGAGGCGGAGCGACTGCTCGACCGGACCGTCCGCGAGAACCGCTTTACCATCGCGGTGCTCTTCCCGCTCGTCGGCGCGCTCGCGCTCGTCGGCAGCGCAGAGGGGTGGGTCCCCGACCCGTTCGCGTTTAACCCGTGGTTCGTCCTGTTCGGCGTGTTGGTGATGCGCTCCCCGCTCGTCGTCGGGGTGTTGCCGGCGATAGACCGGCGCGCTCTCGGCTGGATCGGCGTCCTCATCGCCTACACCTACGCCATCGAATTGCTCGGCGTCGCCACCGGCTGGCCGTACGGCTCCTTCGAGTACACCGTCAGCCTCGGGCCGATGCTCGGCGGGGTGCCGGTCGCGCTCCCCGTCTTCTTCATCCCGCTCGTGGTGAACGCCTACCTGCTCTGTCTGCTGCTGCTCGGCTCGCGGGCGGCGAACGGCTGGCTGCGGCTCGCGACCGTGATCGCCGCGGTGGTCGCGATGGACGTGGTCTTAGATCCCGGCGCGGTCGCGCTCGGGTTCTGGAGCTTCGGCGGCGGCGCCTTCTTCGGCGTCCCGCTCTCGAACTACGCGGGCTGGGTGTTGTCCGCGACGGTCGCGGTGGTGACGCTCGACCGCGCGTTCTCGCTGGACGCGCTCGGCGACCGGCTGCGCAACTGCGAGTTCATGCTCGACGACATGGTGAGCTTCGTGATCCTCTGGGGCGGGATCAACCTCTGGTACGGGAATCTCATCCCCGCCGCCGTCGCCGTCGCGTTCGGCGTGGGGCTGGTCCGCGCGGACCGGTTCGACGCCAGCCTGTTCGCTCAGTGGCGGTGA
- a CDS encoding prenyltransferase produces MSELFRYLLVLSRPRFWLYLAGPVAVGVTYGISDVSGLFTPMTVGLAGYFLVPANVFLYGVNDAFDADIDELNPKKEGREARWQGSRPVALAVAFAFALGLVAFAATPPVAWPYLAGFLLLGAAYSTPPVRFKTTPFLDSVSNGLYILPGAAAYAAVTGSHPPVAALAGAWLWAMGMHTFSAIPDIEPDRAAGIRTTATVLGEGRTFAYCIACWVAAAAAFAAVDVRLGALLSVYPIFAAWVARSSIAVDRAYWWFPALNTAVGTLLAMGGLWRVYPLSEALA; encoded by the coding sequence ATGTCCGAGCTGTTCCGGTACCTGCTGGTGTTGTCGCGACCGCGGTTCTGGCTCTACCTCGCCGGCCCCGTCGCCGTCGGCGTCACCTACGGCATCTCCGACGTGAGCGGGCTGTTCACGCCGATGACGGTCGGGCTCGCGGGGTACTTCCTGGTGCCGGCGAACGTCTTTTTATACGGCGTCAACGACGCCTTCGACGCCGACATCGACGAGTTAAATCCGAAAAAGGAGGGCCGCGAAGCGCGCTGGCAGGGGAGTCGCCCCGTCGCGCTCGCCGTGGCTTTCGCCTTCGCGCTCGGGCTCGTCGCGTTCGCCGCCACGCCGCCCGTCGCGTGGCCGTACCTCGCCGGCTTTCTCCTGCTCGGCGCCGCCTACAGCACGCCGCCGGTCCGGTTTAAAACGACCCCGTTCCTCGACTCCGTCTCGAACGGGCTCTACATCCTCCCCGGCGCGGCCGCGTACGCCGCCGTGACCGGGTCGCACCCGCCGGTCGCGGCGCTCGCGGGCGCGTGGCTCTGGGCGATGGGGATGCACACGTTCTCGGCCATCCCCGACATCGAGCCGGACCGCGCCGCCGGGATCCGGACGACGGCGACCGTGTTGGGCGAGGGGCGGACGTTCGCGTACTGTATCGCCTGCTGGGTCGCCGCCGCCGCCGCCTTCGCCGCGGTCGACGTGCGACTCGGGGCGCTCCTCTCGGTGTACCCGATTTTCGCGGCGTGGGTCGCCCGGTCGTCGATCGCGGTCGACCGCGCGTACTGGTGGTTCCCGGCGCTGAACACCGCCGTGGGCACCCTGTTGGCGATGGGTGGCCTGTGGCGCGTCTACCCGCTCTCGGAGGCGCTCGCGTGA
- a CDS encoding diadenylate cyclase: MSDLAVEYGSHERVREVIDRLTYCAEHVSLSFGEWEEPHVKGPGLYFAVVADRDYGAYADPMGDNTWPRTRCSTTFAEDGFIEAAESVSRKQDGGVVVAVDGEIEAQMVRFRDLGTRRDETELVDDVGYEPWMGSRHMSAIETSVRPEVVATVTLSEETGRVSVFRDGDADSMTRDELGGPWRAE, from the coding sequence ATGAGCGACCTCGCGGTCGAGTACGGCAGCCACGAACGCGTCCGAGAGGTCATCGACCGGCTGACCTACTGTGCCGAACACGTCAGCCTCTCGTTCGGCGAGTGGGAGGAACCGCACGTCAAGGGGCCGGGACTCTACTTCGCGGTGGTCGCCGACCGCGACTACGGCGCCTACGCCGACCCGATGGGCGACAACACGTGGCCGCGAACGCGGTGCTCGACGACGTTCGCCGAAGACGGGTTCATCGAGGCCGCGGAGTCCGTGAGCCGCAAGCAGGACGGCGGCGTCGTCGTCGCGGTCGACGGCGAAATCGAGGCGCAGATGGTCCGGTTCCGTGATCTGGGGACTCGCCGCGACGAGACGGAGCTAGTCGACGACGTGGGCTACGAACCGTGGATGGGGTCGCGACACATGAGCGCCATCGAGACCTCGGTCCGCCCGGAGGTCGTCGCGACGGTGACGCTGAGCGAGGAGACGGGGCGAGTGAGCGTGTTCCGCGACGGCGACGCCGACTCGATGACGCGCGACGAGCTCGGCGGCCCGTGGCGCGCCGAGTGA